The Paenibacillus mucilaginosus 3016 genome includes the window TCGCCCCTTCCGCATCGCGGCAGTGGATCTTCCCTTCTTTGACCCAAGCTTTCCCAAGCTTATGAGAATCCTCAGCAGCAGGGGGAGCCGCGGCATCCAGAAGCGTATCCAGATCCAATGTTTCGAGCCGTTCCCTCAGATCAGGTACGGCTGCTTCTTGCGGCACCGCTGTCTTTCGGGTCACCTTGACAACGGCTTGCTTGGAGCCTATGCCGAAGAGACCGCGGCTTTCCGTTTCGATAATCTCAATGGTAACATCCTTCTTCTCGGCATCCAGCAGGTCCAGAGCGAGCTCGACCGCATCCTTTACCGTCTTCCCGCGAGAAACTATACTCTCACCCATACCGCAACCACCGCCTCATCAAAGTCCAAGCATTGTATATATGAAGCCTGTCTGCAGCCCTCGTTCATTGTTCCACTTCTTTATAGGATTAGCAGTACGATGTTCACCTTAGGATGTGAAGCGTAATCGACACTATTTCTTCGGCATGATCGGGAGATACTAAGATAGTAGATGGATGGATATGATGCAGATGTCATCGCTTTTCCTGTCTTTGATCAAGGCCATCCGCTCAATGAAATCCTCATTGCTCTTGATCTTCATCTGGCTGACGAAATATTCGAGACGCATGATGCTTTTGGCCAGCGAAACACCCGGCTTCTCCACCAGCCCATCCGTATAGAGCAGGATCCTTGCGCCGCTTTGATAGGTTAATTCTCCTTTGCTGTATGCCGGATTTTTTTTAATCCCGATCGGAACCGTCGTGCTTTCCAGCCGGATGATTGGATTGGCACTGCCATCCATGAGCATACCGGGAGGATGACCGGCGTTGAAATATTCGATGGTTTTCTTTTCCGTATCGATCAGCAGGTAAATGGCCGTGAAATAAATCAGCTTCTTCGTTCCCCCGAATAACATCAGCATTTGCTGGTTCAGTTCCTGAAAGATCGAAAGGGGATCTTGTTCCTTTTTGATCATCCCCTCCAGCATGGACCTCACCGACATGGTTATGAGCGCCGACGACAATCCGTGACCCGACACGTCCAGGATGAGTACGGCATACTTGTGCGGGGCAACCTTAGTCCAATAATACATATCGCCGGACACCTGATCCGATTCAATGTACTTGCCACGGATCTCGATTTCGTCATTGATAATGGGGGGACTCAGCACGGAATTCTGCACCAGCTTGGCCAGCTGCAGCTCCCTCTCCATCTTCTTGTCCTTCGCTATCCCCGAATCCATTTCTTTCTTCAGCTTTAATGCGGATTTCACCCGGGCCAGCAGCTCGTATTGTTCAAAATCTTTTTGTATAAAATCCATCCCGCCGGCGTTGAAGGCGCTCTGCAGTTGATTTTTGCTTGCGGTCACGAAGATAACGGGCAGGTCCTTGTACCTCTCCTGCCTCTTAATGATCCTGCAAGCTTCAACCCCATCCATGACGGGCATGACGATATCCAGCAGGATCAAATCAATCTGGGCCCGGGCCTTACCCGGCTTACCGTCTTCAGAAATGCCCAGGATCTGAAAGGCTTCGGGAGCAGAACCGGCGGTATAAACCTTGGTATATCCGGATTTGGTCAGCGTGTCTTTAAATAATCGCAGCATTAGCGGGGAATCATCAACGATAAGTATACCTCCCATGAAGCCCATCCTTTCTACTATCTGCAATTATTCTTTACGAATTATTTCTTCGTCATTCTACTCCGCTGTGGACATGTGTAATGTTTGCTAGTTTGTTACTAAGAAATAGAAGAGAATCGAGCCCGGGTGAGATCTGCATTCTGATAACTCCATAAAAAAGAGAGGCACCTGCTCCAACGCGCAGTGCCCCTCTATCGTAAGGTCTATGGTCTGTACTTATACTTGATTTTTACCGTACGGACGGACGTATTGCCCGCAAGGTCCACCGCGCGCACCATCACTTCATTATCACCCTTCACAAGGGGAAGGGGGCCGCTCTTAAATTTCCCCTGAGCGGTGGGGAGGCTGACCGGCGCTCCGCCGTTGTGGGTCAGGGTAACCGTACCCCCGCGCAGCTCCTCGTTCACGCTGCCGGAGATCACCGCTGTGCCCTTATCGGAGCTGCGGTCAACCGGATCCAGCGTGATCTTCGGCGCCTTCGTATCCTGTCTGCTGTCGGCAGGATCGCCCTGCACGATGCCCAGACCGTTCGTCCCCACATACACGCGTCCATACACCCGCGGATCGCCCGTAATCGTGCGGTTCGCCGAACCAAACTGGTGCGCATCGTCGTTGATCCGGGTCCACGAGGCGCCGGCGTTGTCGGAGCGGTAGATGCCGTACTGGCCGCCGATCTTGGCGTAGGAATAGACCGCCATGTAGTCCTGCCCCGGCGCCGCCTTCCCGAAGCCGACCGTCGCCGCTTCCTCCACCCCCGCGACCTTAGTGAACGTCCGGCCGGAGTCGGTGGAACGCCACAGCCCGTACGCGCTGACCGTATCGGAGTTGTCCTTCGCCGCGCCGAGCCAGATGTCTCCTTCTACCCCCGGCACCGCTTTGAAATGGCTTGTCAGCTTAGCCGGCAGGCCGGATGCCGCCGATGCGGTGAACGTGGCCCCGCCGTCCGTGCTCACGTAGAACGTTCCGCCGGAGAAGCCGTAGAACTTCAGCGGATTCACACGGTCGGACGAAATGTGTGCTCCGGCAGGAATCCCCTTCGAAGGCGTCCATGTCGCTCCCAGGTCGGTGGAATAGCTTACGGGCACCGGGGCCTCCGGTGTTCCTCCCTGCGGACTCCAGAGGAGCACCGACCCGTCGGCTCCCACGGCCGCATATCCGCCGCTTGTGCGGTCCTCCGCTCCCGACACCCACGCGTTCGCTGCAGGACGCCATGTGCGGCCGTTATCCGTGGAGACGCCCATTCTCGGTGCGCTGCCGTCGGCATTCCCGACACGGACCACGATATCCGGGTTCTTCTCCGCGTAGTCGAGGTCGGTACTCGTACCGAGGTACGGATTCGTGATCATCTCCGGCGCCCGGTTCAGATCCTCATGCCGGAAGCCGCCGATGTCGCCCATGGCGCTGAGCAGCGGCGCGCCGGACGGCGGGGAGACGAGGCCCAGTATCGCGGTCTCCTCGATGCCTTCCGCCGCGACGCTGATGTTCACCGTGCCGCCCTTGTCCAGGGCGGTCAGATTTTCGCTGCTGAACAGCGTGGCTCCCGTCCCGTACATCATCCGGTCGGAGTTGAACGGGTCGATCTCCAGGTCCCCGATCATCCAGCCGAGCTTCGGCGCAATCTCAGGAAGCTGCTTCTCCTGGCCCCAATCAAGCCAAGGCGAGAGAGAGTAATCGATCGTGAACCGGTTCTCGCGGACCGGATCCTTGGCATAGTCCAGCGTCCAGAACGGCTTCCATGTCTCGCCGCCGTCCGTACTGCGGTAGATGTGATCGTCCGGCCACCATTTGTTCATCGTGGCGACCATGAGCGTATCCGGATGCTGCGCATCGACCGCCAGGCCCCCGTAAGGGCTGTCCGTGCTGCCCGTCGGGGAGATATCCTTCCAGGCGCCCGTCTTCGTATCGAGCTTCCAGACCGCGCCCCGGCCGCCGTTGTAAGGTCCTGCGCCTTCATTGTAGGTCACATACAGGTTCCCCTGCCCGTCCAGTACGCCGTGATGCGGCAGGAAGCCCTGCTCCGGCTGTCCCGGCACCGCTTCCCAGGTCGCGCCCCCGTCCGTGCTGCGGTAGATGCTCCGGTTCGTGTCCGCCACGCCGACGTAGATCGTCTGCGTCGTCTTCCCTTTGGTCCCCGTCTTCGCGTCGAAAGTCACCCAGGCCACGCCGACGAGATCTTGGTAGTCGTCCACATAATTGCCCACCGCCGTGAAGCTCTCGACCCGGCTCCAGGTCTCGCCGTAATCCGTGCTGCGCCACAGTCCGTTGCCGCTGCGGGCGCCGAGATACAGCACCTTGTTGTTGTTCGGGTCCACCGCCAGACGCTCGCCCATGGAGCGGCCCGGCATGTTGCCCCCCAGCTTGAAAGGCAGCTCGGTCCGCTTCCAGGTGCGGCCCTGGTCCTTGGAGCGCAGCAGTATCCCGTTCATATCGGTCCAGTCGTTCGTGTAGGTGCCTGCGGCGACATAGAGCCTGTCCGGATCAACGGGATCGGTGGCCAGACTCTCCACACCGAGCATATTCCACTCTTCGAACGAGACGGAATCGAGCAGCTGAATCCACGTTTTTGCCGCGGGGTCCCACCGGTAGGCGCCCCCGATGTCCGTTCTCGCATAGATCAGGTCTTTCTTCGAGGGGTTATAAATGATGCCGGGCACAAAGCCCCCGCCGACCACCTTTACGCGTCCCCATTCGTAGGTTTCTTTCTTGTAGGTTTCTTTCTTGTAGGTTTCTTTCTTTTTCCCCTTCCCCTGCGCCTCCGCGGCACTGCCTGTTCCCGCCAGCGAAAGGGATAAAGCGCTTACCAAAATCAAACCGAGCCACTTCTTGGACATAAGTCTCCTCCTCTGACTGCTTTGTTCTGAGCAAGCCTGCTCACAATCTTTATCCGGTCCGCCTCCTCATGCTGCTGCGTAAGCGCTTACTCTTCTTGGGCGCTGTTCCGGTTGATCCGGTCCGGCCCGCCTCTCTTCCGGCCTCCGCTCCTATTGTAACTTCCCGCCTCCCGCGCCAGTACCCCGCATTTTAAACGAAAAATCATAGCAGAATTAGCTGTTGCCCATAAGGGGGCCTGACGAAAAAGGGTTGTTCTTTATAAAGAACGACATTACAATAAATAACAGCACCCTTGGCGGAGGAGAAATGACCTATTAGCGACAATCGGAAAGCTGTGAATGACAAACGCCCGATAGCCCCCCCCCCCGCGGGAGACCCTCCCCCTTCTTCGGAGAAGCCGCCCTTAGCGGTACCTCACCGTGTTAGGGAAGACCCTGTCTCGGATCACAAGCGCATCTTCCTGTTCCAAGGCTGCCTGACCGCCATCGCCGTCTGCACGCCGTTCTGGATTCTGCTGCTCTATCTGCTGGTGAAATGGATAAGGTAAAGATTCTTTGAACGAACAGGGGCTGATCCGATATGAAAAACCCGCATACGCACGTACAGGTCTGCCTGAACGGCAGGACGACCCGCCTCATGCATCCGGCCGTACCGCTGACAGCGCGGGAGCTGGCCGCGGATGCCCGCCGCTGCGCCACTTTGGGCGTGCAATCGCTGCATGCCCATGCCCGGCTCCATGACGAAGCC containing:
- a CDS encoding PP2C family protein-serine/threonine phosphatase, yielding MGFMGGILIVDDSPLMLRLFKDTLTKSGYTKVYTAGSAPEAFQILGISEDGKPGKARAQIDLILLDIVMPVMDGVEACRIIKRQERYKDLPVIFVTASKNQLQSAFNAGGMDFIQKDFEQYELLARVKSALKLKKEMDSGIAKDKKMERELQLAKLVQNSVLSPPIINDEIEIRGKYIESDQVSGDMYYWTKVAPHKYAVLILDVSGHGLSSALITMSVRSMLEGMIKKEQDPLSIFQELNQQMLMLFGGTKKLIYFTAIYLLIDTEKKTIEYFNAGHPPGMLMDGSANPIIRLESTTVPIGIKKNPAYSKGELTYQSGARILLYTDGLVEKPGVSLAKSIMRLEYFVSQMKIKSNEDFIERMALIKDRKSDDICIISIHLLS
- a CDS encoding xyloglucanase, whose translation is MSKKWLGLILVSALSLSLAGTGSAAEAQGKGKKKETYKKETYKKETYEWGRVKVVGGGFVPGIIYNPSKKDLIYARTDIGGAYRWDPAAKTWIQLLDSVSFEEWNMLGVESLATDPVDPDRLYVAAGTYTNDWTDMNGILLRSKDQGRTWKRTELPFKLGGNMPGRSMGERLAVDPNNNKVLYLGARSGNGLWRSTDYGETWSRVESFTAVGNYVDDYQDLVGVAWVTFDAKTGTKGKTTQTIYVGVADTNRSIYRSTDGGATWEAVPGQPEQGFLPHHGVLDGQGNLYVTYNEGAGPYNGGRGAVWKLDTKTGAWKDISPTGSTDSPYGGLAVDAQHPDTLMVATMNKWWPDDHIYRSTDGGETWKPFWTLDYAKDPVRENRFTIDYSLSPWLDWGQEKQLPEIAPKLGWMIGDLEIDPFNSDRMMYGTGATLFSSENLTALDKGGTVNISVAAEGIEETAILGLVSPPSGAPLLSAMGDIGGFRHEDLNRAPEMITNPYLGTSTDLDYAEKNPDIVVRVGNADGSAPRMGVSTDNGRTWRPAANAWVSGAEDRTSGGYAAVGADGSVLLWSPQGGTPEAPVPVSYSTDLGATWTPSKGIPAGAHISSDRVNPLKFYGFSGGTFYVSTDGGATFTASAASGLPAKLTSHFKAVPGVEGDIWLGAAKDNSDTVSAYGLWRSTDSGRTFTKVAGVEEAATVGFGKAAPGQDYMAVYSYAKIGGQYGIYRSDNAGASWTRINDDAHQFGSANRTITGDPRVYGRVYVGTNGLGIVQGDPADSRQDTKAPKITLDPVDRSSDKGTAVISGSVNEELRGGTVTLTHNGGAPVSLPTAQGKFKSGPLPLVKGDNEVMVRAVDLAGNTSVRTVKIKYKYRP